Proteins from a genomic interval of Zingiber officinale cultivar Zhangliang chromosome 1B, Zo_v1.1, whole genome shotgun sequence:
- the LOC121986559 gene encoding 40S ribosomal protein S15a-1-like — MVKVSVLNDALKSMYNAEKRGKRQVMIRPSSKVIIKFLLVMQKHGYIGEFEYVDDHRAGKIVVELNGRLNKCGVISPRFDVGVKEIESWTARLLPSRQFGYIVLTTSAGIMDHEEARRKNAGGKVLGFFY, encoded by the exons ATGGTGAAAGTAAGTGTCCTAAATGATGCTCTCAAGAGCATGTACAATGCAGAGAAGCGCGGAAAGAGGCAGGTCATGATCAGACCCTCCTCAAAAGTGATAATAAAGTTTCTCCTTGTCATGCAGAAGCATG GCTACATTGGTGAGTTTGAGTATGTTGATGATCACCGTGCTGGTAAAATTGTTGTTGAGTTGAATGGCAGGTTGAACAAATGTGGGGTTATTAGCCCTCGTTTTGATGTGGGTGTTAAAGAAATTGAGTCTTGGACTGCTAGGCTGCTTCCATCACGGCAG TTTGGTTACATTGTGCTGACTACATCTGCTGGTATCATGGATCACGAAGAAGCAAGGAGAAAGAATGCTGGTGGAAAAGTACTTGGGTTCTTCTACTAG
- the LOC121986550 gene encoding histone H2A, with product METGGKARKGAGGRRGGGGPKKKPVSRSVKAGLQFPVGRIGRYLKHGRYAKRVGTGAPVYLAAVLEYLAAEVLELAGNAARDNKKTRIVPRHVLLAIRNDEELGKLLAGVTIAHGGVLPNINPVLLPKKTASKEPKSPSKPAGKSPKKA from the exons ATGGAGACAGGTGGCAAGGCGAGGAAGGGCGCCGGCGGCCGGAGGGGCGGCGGCGGACCTAAGAAGAAGCCGGTCTCTCGATCGGTGAAGGCCGGCCTCCAGTTCCCCGTCGGTCGCATCGGGCGCTACCTCAAGCACGGACGCTACGCGAAGCGCGTCGGCACCGGCGCCCCCGTCTACCTCGCCGCCGTGCTCGAATACCTTGCGGCCGAG GTGTTGGAGCTGGCGGGGAACGCGGCGAGGGACAACAAGAAGACCCGGATCGTACCGCGGCATGTGCTGCTGGCGATTAGGAACGACGAGGAGCTAGGGAAGCTCCTCGCTGGCGTCACGATCGCCCATGGAGGGGTGCTGCCCAACATTAACCCAGTGCTGTTGCCGAAGAAAACCGCCAGCAAGGAGCCCAAGTCGCCGAGTAAGCCCGCCGGCAAATCGCCCAAAAAGGCTTGA
- the LOC122043898 gene encoding uncharacterized protein LOC122043898 yields MNTIIVAVSKLKGCIRQIEELNPSGASEEDIMNRIEKFNSDNIKAASTRVQRQTAQADYSQSYNLEKDVYSPSSPHVSSFNLNITDSDSGGTSTKRPIGVKKAKLKRKNEQQFSKMVSQNDELVAALDRSTNVAMFKEENKILFKDLNTIADPIMREFIRGEQVRIMQKRTENEKSQSIPHQGEGSRINSSQEEEQGSQDPLNGSGKFYDYFGGLLRGDFPEY; encoded by the exons ATGAATACTATCATTGTTGCTGTTTCCAAATTGAAGGGTTGCATACGACAAATCGAAGAATTGAATCCAAGTGGAGCATCAGAAGAAGATATT ATGAATC GTATTGAGAAATTCAACAGTGACAACATCAAAGCTGCATCTACAAGAGTGCAACGACAAACTGCTCAAGCTGATTATTCTCAATCATATAATCTCGAGAAAGATGTTTATTCACCTTCATCTCCACATGTCTCTTCGTTTAATCTTAACATCACTGATTCAGACAGTGGTGGTACTTCAACTAAACGACCTATTGGGGTGAAGAAAGCAAAACTGAAGAGAAAGAATGAACAACAATTCAGTAAAATGGTTTCACAGAATGACGAACTTGTTGCAGCGTTGGATCGAAGTACCAATGTTGCTATGTTCAAGGAagagaataaaattttattcaaagaTTTGAATACCATTGCTGATCCGATAATGCGTGAATTTATTCGCGGTGAACAAGTCAGAATTATGCAAAAGAGGACTGAAAACGAAAAATCTCAATCAATTCCACATCAAGGAGAAGGATCTAGGATCAATTCgtctcaagaagaagaacaaggatCTCAAGATCCTTTGAATGGTTCTGGTAAATTTTATGATTATTTCGGTGGTTTATTAAGAGGTGATTTTCCAGAATATTAA